The segment TTATTAAACTGGGTGTAGTTGGCTTGAGCCGAGCTGTGCTCATAGTTTTTCCATGTCCTCTACTCATTAAGAGGCTGCCCTACTACACAAGTTATATAATCCCTCATGCCTACTGTGAGCATATGGCTGTGGTGAAGTTAGCCAGTGCTAACACTCTCATTAACAGAGCATATGGAATCTCAGCAGCCTTTGCAGTAACAATATTGGACATATGGCTCATAGCCACATCTTACATAAAAATTCTCCAAGCAGTGTTCCGGCTGTCTTCCCAGAATGCCCGCTCTAAGGCCCTGGGCACCTGTGCTGCACATATCTGCACTATTCTTGCCTTCTATACACCTGCACTGTTTAGTTTCCTAACTCATCGCATTGGCAAGAATGTGTCTCCAAGTGTCCATATCATCTTGGCAAGCCTGTACCTTCTAGTGCCCCCCACAGTCAATCCCTTGGTGTATGGTGTCAAGACCAAACAGATTCGGGACCGAGTGCTGAGTCTTTTCTCACACTTGAAAACTACTGAAGGGTAAACCATttagatatcatttgaaatggaaGAATATAGCTCATAAAATAATGGGATATTAACTAACCCTTGCTTGACTACTATTTTATGACACTATATCTCTTTCACGTTATTTTTTCAGCACATATTTATGATGTGATGTAAGGTTTGTGTGTTGATTCTCTGCCTTTAATTTTGCATGAACAATGTCTAAACTATCACTTCCTTCAGTATCTTTACATTTCATAATTCTGTTCAGAATATGCACACATTACCCATTATTCCATATCTTTCTGCCAATTTCCCATATACAGTAAATATTTAGTGACAGACTTCTGCAGAAAATTAATGCAATTTCAGGTTCAGTTTCATATGTAGATGTTTGAATATTGACTCTGCAAAACTTCCCTCAGAAAATTATGAGCTGCTATGGTAATGTACAATAACTTTCTGCAACAAGCCAGTATACAAGCAGTAtatcttttaataaataaaagtctgaaCTATTTGCTTAATTTCCTttgatcattttaaaacattttgcttTTACTCATGTCTTTATTACGAAGATCTTCACTgagcatttttcttcctttcactaGAGAAGTATTTTAGCTGCTTCATTGTTCCCTCAACATCCAATAGTAACGGTAGCCAATACAACTTTAATTGAAACAAGAATATTTGAAGCAGTTATGTGGTGCTCTATAAAAACTTTAAACAGAATTCTTCTGAGATATTGAAATTAAAGGAGGTTGAAGGCTTGTCTGTGTGAAGAAAAAACAACCAGTAATGTTATTAATTCATCTTAGGTCTTGATTATTTAATATACTACTAGTTTATCAAGGAAGTATTAGACATAGATAATATTTGTTACCGCACAATtgagagaaaggaaagcaatCATAGTATAAAGGATGTAGTAGAAACTGTGTAGAGGCTACTAAACATTCCTATAACCTGTTGAGGAGAATACTGCTGGTTGAAGGTATTGTAACAGTATGCTGACAAAACTTACAGCCCCATTAGTTTCTCTAAAGAGAAAAAGATATAATATGAAACTTCTGTagaattttcaaataaataaaagataaatcataaaaagaaagcaataaaatgaaTCATGATTCAAAATTATTGCCTCAGTTTACTAAAATTTATCTGTACATATTTTGCCTGATGTTCTCCCTGTTGTGTCCTGGAAACcacttgggtccctggcatctgggactttctaatggCTACCCCAGTTTACCCTCCTCCACTGCTACACATCTCCTTTCACATTTCTACCCTCTGTAGTTATCTCCCGTCTCCTCTCATATCTGAACTGGCCCTgattccccaccccctcctttctccctcccagatccctctctccttttacttacatagatttttttttcttcaaacttcTGAGTACGACTGTTGCATCCACACTTTGCTGTGGTcctcttcttgggtttcatataaTCTGTGAGTTGTGTCATGGGAATTGCAaactaatttgtgtgtgtgtgtgtctgtgtgtgtgtgtgtgtgtgtgtgtgtgtgtgtgtgtgtgtttgagagagagacagacagagacagagacagagacagagacagagaaagacagagagactgggttacctcactcaggtgttttcaagctccatccattttcctaggaaattcatgaagtcattgaatttaatagctgagtagtactctattttgtaaatgcaccacattttctggatccattcttctgttgagggatatcttggttgtttccagcttctgataattataaataaggcgggtataaacaaagtggagcatgtgtccttgttatacttTGTGTCATCTTTTGactgtatgcccaggagtggtatagatgtgtcctcaagtagaactatttttagttttctgagaaagggccagaatgatttgcaaagtggctgtaccagcctgcatttccaccagcaatggaggagtgcttctcTTTCGCCCCAGATGTGCTAACACCTGTgctgacctgagtttttgatcttagccattctgactggtgtaaatgcagtctcagagttgttttgatttgcattcttctgatgactaatgatgttaaggatgttgaacacttctttaagtgcttctcagccatttgagattcctcaacggagaattctttgtttatctctgtacccatttttaaatagggttatttgtttgtctggagtctaacttcatgagttctttgcatattttagatgttagtcctctattggatataaGTAGGGTTGatgaaagatctttcccaatctgggGATTGCTATTTggtctattgacagtgtccttcatCTTACAggagcttttcaattttatgaggtcccatttttcgattgttgctcttagagcataagccattggtgttctgttcaggaaattcccctatgccaatgtgtttgaggctttttcccactttctcttctatttgattcaTTTTATCTGGTTTTAAGCTTCCTTATCcttcttgataacttttggctgaaagtcaattttattggatattacaaTTGCCACTTCAGCCTGTTTCTTGGTAccatatacatggaaattttttcccagccttttactgtgaggtagtgtctgctttTGTCATTGAAGTGTGTTCTCTGTAAgcaccaaaatgctgggtcctttttataatccagtctgttagtctgtgtttttttatttgggaaatgagtccattgatatgAAGAGACATTAAGCAATAGTTAtagtttttcctgttatttttgttgtttgtggtggaattatgtttgtgtgcatctCTTCTTTTGGAATTTTTGGAagcagattattttcttgctctttctggaGTTTAGTTTCCCTGCTTGTGTTGGAGTTGTCCATCTATTAACTTTTGTATGGCTAGAATTGTGAAACGATActatataaatttggttttgtcatggaataccttggtttctccatctatgttaattgagagttttgctggatatagtagcctgggctggtatttgtattctcttagggtttgtatgactctgcccaagatcttctggctttcataatctctggtccGATATGGTATGGGCTTTCTCTCCCAGCAGaactgggtacagagagctgtgtgacaGGGTCAGTTCCAGGCTCAGACAGAAACAAGAAGGATTCTGTCCCAGACTTTTTCTGCGTTCCTATGTGCTGAGGGCTCCAGACGGGTCCCTCTGAGCAGAAATGGTtgccttacctctgctctcagatgtgtcaggtctcctggagactggctttcagctctggtcATAGGCAGAGACTGGAATGACCCtatcctgactgctcctaggttctttTGTCCAGAGGGCTCTAAGTGGGTTCCTCTTcatccaggaatgtgagcagaagtgttgttctcctctgagctctgaggATTGTCCAGTCTTCTGAAAGTTCAGCTCTCTCTACCTCAGGAATTCCAGTGTCTTCTATACAATGATAGGACCACTGCTTTCATTAATTCATAGCAACTGTAGTTGTTTATGTAGTAACTGTACAACAGCAAGCCAGACAACAGTGTGTATTCTTCGGTATGCTGACATTCTAGTTTCTTctgaactttaaaaatattcttaattaTGGCTCCCTATGTGGACATATGTAGATgtttcttcttattttctatattaATGTGTATGCCTGCATAGTCCACAAGTGGTTCTTATATACCCTGGAGTTGTAGATAAGAATAGTGAGCTTAACGTATGTGCTCTGGAAGAATGGCAAAGACCCTTAACTGCTGTCCCATCTCAGTAACTCCTTATCaaatttttgttaatttaattttgagaatttcttatatgagtaaaatacattttttttgatttttttttttattaacttgagtatttcttatatacatttcgagtgttattccctttcccggtttccgggcaaacatccccctcccccctccccttccttatgggtgttcccctcccaaccctccccccattgccgccctccccccatagactagttcactgggggttcagtcttagcaggacccagggcttccccttccactggtgctcttactaggatattcattgctacctatggggtcagagtccagggtcagtccatgtatagtctttaggtagtggcttagtccctggaagctctggttgcttggcattgttgtacttttggggtctcgagccccttcaagctcttccagttctttctctgattccttcaataggggacctattctcagttcagtggtttgctgctggcattcgcctctatatttgctgtattctggctgtgtctctcaggagcgatctacatccggctcctgtcggtctgcacttctttgcttcatccatcttgtctaattgggtggctgtatatgtatgggccacatgtggggcaggctctgaatgggtgttccttcagtctctgttttaatctttgcctctcccttccctgccaagagtattctttttcctcatttaaagaaggagtgaagcattcacattttgatcatccgtcttgagtttcgtttgttctagggatctagggtaattcaagcatttgggctaatagccacttatcaatgagtgcataccatgtatgtctttctgtgattgggttagctcactcaggatgatattttccagttccaaccatttgcctacgaatttcataaactcgttgtttttgatagctgagtaatattccattgtgtagatgtatataCATTTAACTCCTTCTAtgcttttccttctttgtctcAAACTTTTAACTTCTtctaatttaattattattatgtacacatatatgtatatgtactttgtttacaattcaaatgttatcccccaaTCCAATCTCCCTTTCTTGAAACCTCACGCCTCTCCTTCCCGAATGCTTCCTGGAGGGGATTCCAcgactcacccatccatccacccactcctgcctcacccttctagcatcccccttctctggggcaccaagcctccacaggaccaagtggcttccctcccactgatgccagattaggcagtcttctgctatatatgtagtgggagccatggaccaacccatgtatactctttggttgctggtttagatcctgggagctctgaggggtccagttaattgatactgttgttcttccaaataatttttctattataAGTTTGCAAATGAATTTTCCTAGGCCCAGTGTTTGAGATGTTCAAATAATTCATATTTAAATTCAACTTTAATCATAATTCATAACTCAACTTTATATGATTTGCTGGAAAGAACACATCTCAAATGACACAAACTACTCATTGACAACTTCATTAGCTTCATGATTCTCCATGAGTTGATTGGAAATCCAAGGCCTTCTCACCTCTATTAAGTTcatcagatttttttgttttatattatttcagtTAGCATCAAAGCATTGCAGTTTgctaaggtacacacacacacacacacacacacacacacacacacatgcacacacacacacacacgtgcacacacacacaccccacacatagaaagacagacagacacacacatgccacacacagacagatagacagacagactcacacacaacacacaacacacacacacacagacacatagacacacagatacacagatacacacacacacacacacacacacacacacacttacattctGTTCACTATCCACAAATACTCACTGATTCTGtagccctcctcctcccctgtcctGATCCAATTTCTCCTTATGTTGAATTTGTTACATTTCACTTTTGGACTAATTCATTTGTTGACAATAAGATTCATAGCGTAATTTTAGTTTTCACCTATATGCTGACAGGTAATAAGATTAGGATTGATATCTTCATACATGATCCAAGAATTTTTGAGTTTTACCATTACATATTAATTGTcacaaaagaagtaaaataaacTGGTAATGTTACCCACCTCCATTATACTGACAGTAGGATATGTTACCATCTTCCATTTAGATAAGTCAGAAAAAATCCCAATTTGACTTTAAAGACTGATTTAACAGCAGTTAGGATCATGTTAATTGTTATTAGAGGCCGCAGAAAGTAAAAAGTACGGAAGGGTAAAGAAATATCTCAATGTGATCAGTGTCACAGAGGAACATAAGATATAGTTCAGAGTCTCAACTCACTGAAGGGGGATTACAGTCAACATTATAGTAAGTTATGCAGTTGATAATATCTAGAAGAAATTATTTATACCAGGA is part of the Rattus norvegicus strain BN/NHsdMcwi chromosome 1, GRCr8, whole genome shotgun sequence genome and harbors:
- the Or52ae10 gene encoding olfactory receptor Olr101, which codes for MVNNTTHHYISYFYLVGIPGLEKFHSLISIPVCLLFVLTLLGNSIVIATIKVEPSLHQPMYFFLGMLGMNDIFLTCSTSLKMLDIFWFNEHWIEFDVCLTQMYFIHMFCAFESAILVAMAFDRFVAICIPLHYSTILTTTMVIKLGVVGLSRAVLIVFPCPLLIKRLPYYTSYIIPHAYCEHMAVVKLASANTLINRAYGISAAFAVTILDIWLIATSYIKILQAVFRLSSQNARSKALGTCAAHICTILAFYTPALFSFLTHRIGKNVSPSVHIILASLYLLVPPTVNPLVYGVKTKQIRDRVLSLFSHLKTTEG